One stretch of Geitlerinema sp. PCC 9228 DNA includes these proteins:
- a CDS encoding DUF4347 domain-containing protein — protein MPPSKTFGISTLPSQPLGSVSSLQATTNTNCQALAFIDPAVKYSQSLIACGLLPGIKSVLLDSDRDGIQQISEVLKSYSQLQAIHIIAHGSPGCVYLGNSVLNEKTLPHYRAYLQSWQTALTENADILLYGCRVADTTNQISFLQDLADLTKANIAASTSITGDANQGGNWNLEFEIGCVSSPLAMTAATRRRYTGVLIALDVNTTEDENDGDADTGAGLSLRDAILIANNNPDRDYTIELTGGETYNLSLSDTDTSNFEISNPDAAVADLDIAGGANITVRGVGNSEAVIDASSLGSGGERRDRVFEILDNGSLTLENVRVTGGKVPENAARSANDGGGIYVKDNGELTLNNSTVSGNSAFLGGGLINLGTATLTQSEVSNNISYQGGGISNTTSLSADSGGNLTLTNSTVSGNTAYQAGGIRNTYSSATLTNSTVSGNSVVAGGGGISNLGNLTLANSTISGNSATFAGGLYNYRNATLANSTVAGNSADYGGGIYNLGSVTLANSIVANSAGGSDVLTENGTINTSGSNIVGDGSFIATNVLNQDPQLGSLSDNGGATQTHKPADGSVAIDTGDNDAVPADVQDLDGDGDTSEPIPYAQRGEGFTRVNNNTVDIGAVELQASERPQEILGSDVNEFLDGDLGNDAIAGFGGNDTINAGLGDDTVNGNIGDDLLAGEVGNDVIFGGQGNDILNAGEGNDLINGNLDRDNLNGSEGNDTIFGGQGGDILNGASGNDWLSGDLGEDTLTGAGGSDRFFLRPVSGSHTITDFEDGVDSLILPTSDFPLQPNGLTFADLTITQADTGTVISFNGNDLAILTGIDATNITQEDFQQISSL, from the coding sequence ATGCCACCATCTAAAACTTTTGGGATTTCCACCTTGCCTTCTCAACCCCTAGGATCTGTCTCCTCCCTGCAAGCAACAACCAACACCAATTGCCAAGCGTTGGCTTTCATCGACCCGGCGGTAAAATATTCCCAAAGCTTGATAGCTTGCGGTTTGCTTCCGGGAATCAAATCTGTTTTGCTGGATTCTGACCGCGATGGTATCCAACAAATTAGCGAAGTTCTCAAAAGCTACAGCCAACTGCAAGCCATTCATATTATCGCTCACGGTTCCCCCGGCTGCGTCTATCTCGGCAACAGCGTTCTCAATGAAAAGACACTACCTCACTATCGAGCTTACTTGCAAAGCTGGCAAACGGCTTTAACAGAAAATGCAGATATTCTGCTGTACGGCTGTCGCGTTGCCGATACCACCAATCAAATTTCTTTTTTGCAGGATTTGGCAGATTTAACCAAAGCCAATATTGCTGCCAGTACCAGTATCACTGGCGATGCCAACCAAGGTGGCAACTGGAACTTAGAATTTGAAATTGGTTGCGTTAGCTCACCTTTGGCAATGACCGCAGCTACCCGGCGAAGGTACACTGGGGTTTTGATTGCCTTAGATGTGAATACCACTGAAGATGAAAACGATGGCGATGCCGATACGGGAGCGGGATTATCTCTACGGGATGCCATTTTGATTGCTAATAACAATCCTGATAGGGATTATACCATCGAACTGACGGGGGGAGAAACGTATAATCTTAGCCTTAGCGATACCGATACCAGCAATTTTGAGATATCAAATCCCGATGCGGCGGTGGCTGACTTGGATATTGCGGGTGGTGCGAATATTACTGTTCGTGGTGTGGGAAATAGCGAGGCAGTTATTGATGCAAGCAGCTTGGGGAGTGGTGGCGAACGGCGCGATCGCGTTTTTGAAATATTAGACAATGGCAGTCTCACATTAGAAAATGTCCGCGTTACTGGGGGAAAAGTCCCAGAAAATGCTGCCAGGAGTGCCAATGACGGAGGCGGTATTTATGTGAAAGACAATGGCGAACTAACCCTTAACAATAGTACCGTGTCTGGCAATTCTGCTTTTTTGGGTGGTGGTCTTATCAATTTAGGCACTGCTACCCTAACCCAAAGCGAGGTATCTAACAATATTTCCTATCAAGGAGGTGGTATTAGCAACACCACCAGTTTGAGTGCTGACAGTGGCGGTAACCTTACCCTCACCAATAGCACAGTTTCCGGTAACACAGCCTATCAAGCGGGTGGCATTCGCAATACTTATAGCAGTGCTACCCTCACCAACAGTACTGTTTCCGGTAATTCAGTGGTGGCTGGTGGTGGCGGCATCAGCAATTTGGGAAACCTGACCCTTGCCAACAGCACGATTTCTGGGAATTCGGCGACATTTGCTGGTGGTCTCTACAACTACCGCAATGCCACCCTTGCCAACAGCACTGTTGCTGGCAATTCGGCCGATTACGGCGGCGGTATCTACAATTTGGGTAGCGTTACCCTTGCCAATTCTATTGTTGCCAATAGTGCCGGTGGCAGCGATGTACTGACCGAGAATGGCACCATCAATACCAGTGGTAGCAATATTGTGGGAGATGGCAGTTTCATCGCCACCAACGTACTCAACCAAGACCCCCAACTTGGTTCTCTTAGCGATAATGGCGGTGCGACCCAAACCCACAAACCTGCCGATGGCAGCGTGGCTATCGATACGGGAGATAATGATGCCGTTCCGGCGGATGTGCAAGACCTAGATGGGGATGGCGATACCAGCGAACCCATTCCTTACGCACAGCGGGGGGAAGGCTTTACGCGTGTCAATAATAATACGGTTGATATTGGGGCTGTGGAACTACAAGCAAGCGAAAGACCCCAGGAAATTTTGGGTTCCGATGTTAATGAGTTTCTAGATGGCGATCTTGGAAACGATGCGATCGCTGGTTTTGGGGGGAACGATACCATCAACGCTGGGTTGGGTGACGATACCGTCAACGGCAACATAGGCGACGATTTGCTAGCTGGTGAAGTAGGAAACGACGTGATTTTTGGAGGTCAGGGTAACGATATCCTCAATGCTGGCGAAGGGAACGATCTGATAAACGGAAATTTAGATAGGGACAATCTCAACGGTAGTGAGGGCAACGATACAATTTTTGGGGGTCAGGGTGGGGATATTCTCAACGGTGCCAGCGGCAATGACTGGTTGAGTGGCGATTTGGGAGAGGATACGCTTACTGGCGCTGGTGGAAGCGATCGCTTTTTCCTACGACCTGTATCGGGAAGCCATACCATTACTGACTTTGAAGATGGCGTAGATTCTTTGATACTTCCCACCAGCGATTTTCCCTTACAACCGAACGGTCTAACCTTTGCAGATTTAACCATAACCCAAGCAGACACTGGCACCGTTATTTCATTCAATGGAAACGATCTGGCTATTCTCACTGGCATTGATGCCACAAACATCACACAAGAGGATTTCCAACAGATTTCCAGTCTCTAA
- the pruA gene encoding L-glutamate gamma-semialdehyde dehydrogenase, with amino-acid sequence MVVQLSKNTYEEKTQAIATELLASTRENRSWWAQMREMRWDSTLLAWAMSNPGLRVQLFHLIDCLPALQSNAEIAHHLQEYMTASQVELPNALKKLLNFSKADSVPGQLAGGTFAKAVETLAYRYIAGETVEQVIKTVERLRREKMAFTIDLLGEAVIAESEAREYYQGYLNLMQRLREAAQKWSVVPQIDRADGDRIPQVQISVKLTALYSQFDPLAEKTSRDRVLEKARSLLRRAAQMGVAIHFDMEQYAYKDLTLSILKELLTEDEFRQRSDVGITIQAYLRESDRDLQDTIEWAKQRGTPITVRLVKGAYWDTETIRALKNHWPQPVFNHKAATDANFEYLTQLLLENHEHLYAAIGSHNVRSQALACAIAEDLNIPRRRFEMQVLYGMGEKLAKALVKRGHRVRVYAPYGKLLPGMSYLIRRLLENTANSSFLKQDLEERPIDELIAPPKVTAAMKTEQATYPSPVKNYEGAADSDYSQAEKREAAQHGFAQVRKSLGKTISPLIDGEYRQTETYLDSVNPSHPDQVVATLGMISVEQAEAAIAAAKKAFPSWKQTPVEERVALLRRAADLMENRRAELAAWMVLETGKPLRQADVEVSEAIDMCRYYASEMERLQPGWNFDVPGETNRYHYQPRGITLVIAPWNFSIAIPTGMTVASLVAGNCTLLKPAEFSTVVASKIAEILVAAGVPEGVFQFLPGKGSTVGSYLVKHKDVNTIVFTGSQEVGCKIYADAAVLQPGQKHLKRVIAEMGGKNGIIVDESADLDEAVAGVVHSAFGYSGQKCSACSRVIVVERCYDRFVERLIEATRSLHVGDAALPSTTVGPVIDASAANKIRAYIDRGKQEAKVALEMPAPEEGYFVGPVIFTDVPPDATIAQEEIFGPVLSVIRVRDFDEALQVANDTNYALTGGLYSRTPSHIDRAKEEFEVGNLYINRGITGSIVARQPFGGFKLSGVGSKAGGPDYLLQFLEPRTVTENIQRQGFAPIEGADY; translated from the coding sequence GGCGATGAGCAATCCCGGCTTGCGGGTACAGTTGTTTCATTTGATTGACTGTTTGCCGGCGCTGCAAAGCAATGCGGAGATAGCCCATCATTTACAAGAGTATATGACGGCCTCTCAGGTAGAATTGCCCAATGCTTTGAAAAAATTGCTGAATTTTTCCAAGGCAGATTCGGTTCCCGGGCAACTAGCGGGAGGAACCTTTGCCAAAGCGGTGGAAACCCTGGCTTACCGCTACATTGCTGGGGAAACGGTGGAACAGGTTATTAAAACCGTAGAACGCCTGCGTCGGGAAAAAATGGCGTTTACCATCGATTTGCTAGGGGAAGCGGTCATTGCCGAATCGGAGGCGCGGGAGTACTATCAGGGCTATCTGAATTTAATGCAGCGTTTGCGCGAAGCGGCTCAAAAATGGTCCGTCGTACCGCAAATCGATCGAGCTGATGGCGATCGCATACCACAAGTTCAGATTTCTGTCAAGTTGACGGCGTTGTATTCTCAGTTTGATCCCTTAGCGGAAAAAACGTCCCGCGATCGCGTACTGGAAAAAGCCCGTTCCCTGTTACGTCGCGCCGCTCAGATGGGGGTGGCTATCCATTTTGACATGGAACAGTACGCCTATAAAGATTTAACCCTCTCCATCCTGAAAGAATTGCTGACCGAAGATGAGTTTCGCCAGCGCAGCGATGTGGGGATAACCATTCAAGCCTATTTGCGAGAAAGCGATCGCGACTTGCAAGATACGATCGAATGGGCCAAGCAACGGGGAACGCCCATCACCGTCCGCTTGGTAAAAGGAGCCTATTGGGACACCGAAACCATTCGGGCGTTAAAAAATCACTGGCCGCAACCAGTATTTAACCACAAAGCAGCCACCGATGCCAACTTTGAATATTTAACCCAACTGCTGTTAGAAAATCACGAACATCTCTACGCCGCCATTGGTAGCCACAACGTGCGATCGCAAGCTCTCGCCTGCGCCATTGCCGAAGATTTGAACATTCCCCGCCGCCGCTTTGAAATGCAAGTTTTATATGGGATGGGCGAAAAACTTGCCAAAGCCCTTGTCAAGCGGGGACATCGGGTGCGGGTATACGCCCCTTACGGTAAATTGCTACCGGGGATGTCATATCTCATTCGGCGCTTGCTAGAAAATACCGCCAACAGTTCTTTTCTCAAACAGGATTTGGAAGAACGCCCCATCGACGAACTCATTGCGCCGCCTAAAGTCACCGCAGCCATGAAAACCGAGCAAGCCACTTATCCTTCGCCGGTAAAGAATTATGAGGGGGCAGCGGATAGCGATTATTCGCAAGCAGAAAAACGGGAAGCTGCCCAACATGGATTCGCTCAGGTACGCAAATCGTTAGGGAAAACCATTTCACCACTGATTGACGGCGAATACCGACAAACAGAAACCTATCTCGACTCGGTGAATCCTTCCCATCCCGACCAAGTGGTGGCTACGTTAGGCATGATTTCGGTCGAACAAGCGGAAGCAGCGATCGCAGCTGCCAAAAAAGCCTTCCCCAGCTGGAAACAAACCCCCGTAGAAGAACGGGTTGCCCTGTTGCGTCGCGCCGCCGATTTAATGGAAAACCGCCGTGCGGAACTAGCAGCCTGGATGGTCTTGGAAACCGGCAAACCCTTGCGACAAGCTGACGTCGAAGTTTCCGAAGCCATTGATATGTGTCGCTACTACGCCAGCGAAATGGAACGGTTGCAGCCGGGGTGGAACTTCGATGTACCGGGAGAAACCAACCGCTACCACTACCAACCCCGGGGAATTACCTTGGTAATTGCCCCTTGGAACTTTTCCATTGCTATTCCTACAGGAATGACGGTAGCTTCCCTGGTAGCCGGGAATTGTACATTACTCAAGCCAGCAGAATTTTCCACGGTGGTAGCATCGAAGATTGCGGAAATTTTGGTGGCTGCCGGGGTTCCCGAGGGGGTGTTTCAGTTTCTTCCCGGAAAAGGGTCCACCGTGGGTTCCTATCTGGTGAAGCATAAGGATGTGAATACGATTGTGTTTACCGGTTCGCAAGAAGTAGGTTGCAAAATCTACGCCGATGCGGCGGTATTGCAACCCGGTCAAAAACACCTGAAACGGGTGATTGCCGAGATGGGGGGCAAAAATGGCATTATTGTAGACGAAAGCGCCGATTTGGACGAAGCAGTGGCAGGTGTGGTGCATTCTGCCTTTGGCTACAGCGGACAAAAATGTTCTGCCTGTTCGCGGGTAATTGTGGTGGAACGGTGTTACGATCGCTTTGTGGAACGGTTAATTGAAGCCACGCGATCGCTGCATGTCGGGGATGCGGCTTTACCAAGTACCACCGTAGGTCCGGTCATCGACGCTTCGGCAGCCAACAAGATTCGCGCCTATATCGACCGCGGCAAGCAAGAAGCTAAAGTCGCTCTAGAAATGCCGGCACCAGAGGAAGGATATTTTGTAGGTCCCGTTATTTTCACGGACGTACCTCCAGATGCTACCATTGCCCAAGAGGAAATTTTCGGACCGGTGCTATCAGTGATTCGCGTGCGCGATTTCGACGAAGCTTTGCAAGTTGCCAACGATACCAACTACGCCCTCACTGGCGGTTTGTATTCCCGCACGCCTTCTCACATCGACCGCGCCAAGGAAGAATTTGAAGTGGGCAATTTGTACATCAACCGTGGTATTACGGGTTCGATTGTGGCGCGACAGCCGTTTGGCGGTTTCAAATTATCGGGTGTCGGTTCCAAAGCCGGAGGACCGGATTACTTGCTACAATTTTTAGAACCGCGCACGGTTACGGAAAACATCCAGCGTCAGGGATTTGCCCCGATTGAAGGAGCGGATTATTAA